A stretch of DNA from Montipora capricornis isolate CH-2021 chromosome 1, ASM3666992v2, whole genome shotgun sequence:
GTGTCACTTGCATAATTAGAAACACCAGACGCACTTTCTGACATGACAGAGCACGCATGTGCTGATCCATTCACCGCTGACATTACCATCAGCGAACTGTCAATCGTTTTCTCGTCCAAGTTCAGATATGGCTCCGACAAGTCACTTTCAACTATACTTTTAACAGTTCGTTTTTCCATGAAGGGTGCGTCGTTTCTGTTTACATTCCAGCTGGTTCCACTGGCCATATTAAGATAAGTTAATTCGTTTCTGTCTTTGTCAACGCTCACACTATGCTCAAGGAGACTTCGCACTTGATTGGGCACAAGGTCCTCACTCTTGATGTTCGCACTCTCGTCTACATCACTAGGtactaaattttctttcctttcattttccaaagGTCGCGGCTTTTGACTGGGTGCCGTTTCATCGCTGGCACCGCTCTCTTGAGAGGGCGGCAAATCCGAAATCTTTTCGTCTTCGTTTCCGAGCCTTAGATGCACGTTAGAAGAGAGgcattttttcaacaaattctttttccttttcgtttCTTGATTCGCTTTCGTTTGACTTCCACAATCTTTGGTTTTTCAGCAGCAGTCGCAGATTGGTTTTTTTCTAGGAATACGTATTGGAGGTCCACAAATGGCTATGGAAATCAACCATAACAATGACGAATTTGAGTAAAAAGGGTAACAAGTAGTACTCGGTTTTAATGATGTCAGATTtcctcagccaatcagaatacgATTTTCCGGTCGGCGAATTGCACGAAGGTTAGTATCCGCGCCTCCCAATAAACATTTGCTTATCCTTTATCCCTTGAATAGTTATtatcttaactttttttttccttctgaaAACTCTCGCCTTAGCTGTAAATACCAAGACAGAAGTGATCTGTATATAGTTTTGATTGTCAACAAAACACAAATTTACAAGAGCCATTTGCCACAAAATTTCATGACTTCCTCTTTTCGCTAATAGTCTTAGAAGTACTGAAATCGGCTGCCTCTTGAAAAGAAAGACGTTATTGTGGGTTTTGAACATACAAAGAGTTTTATGTCAGACAAGTCTCGGACTTCCCAGAAACTCCCTAAAGAAGTGGTTTCGGGTCCGATTGAAACTGGCACTGGACATAGCCGTGAGTCATGATTAATGATCCTGAGCTGAATGGCATAATTATGCAGAATAAATTAGGCACAGAAATCTTCCCACAAATGTAATATGGCACTCATTATGTAGTGTAGGACGCTTAACAAAAGAATGCACGTCATTAAATGTAAATCTCCAATTTATACCACTGATATTACATTCTCCATAATTGTGCAATTCCCTTAGCATTTTCTACGCAATTTCACAAACTTTGAGCCTCATCTTATCGAAGGTATCACTAAAAGGTCAAACCATCTCCTACTTACCTTGGAATAAAGACCGTATATTCTGCACACTTCCTTCATGGTTAGGTGACCATCAAGTATTTCATCAGAACGGATTATTTCGGTCTGTGGAAAGAAAGAGTGCTTTAGATTCATGTTTTTGATAACAAAAAAGGGTAATTCCATTTAAATTGGCCAATAATGTCATAAATAATTTTTCTTACGAagtattaacattaataataataaactttaaaGCGAgcttcaattgagtgtcgtaaaaccaaaaccaaagtaattactttggccaatcaaaaaggacggaaccaatccggtaaaccaatcaaacctcGAAGTAGATCTAGCCCTGAAGGTCGTGGggtcaattcccaccctggtcagagtttttctctgtccttgtgtgggcccatttccattagtagggctaacgctcacatggttcacatgggtagaaaactagcacttcacattacactcaaatcaaatgttggttttgactCCAGGGGAAAACctaagtacccggagaaaatctGAGAAAGCAGaggagaagagaaccaacaaacatcGAACCTGGACCACATTGTTAGAGGCCAGTTTCCTCACCACTGCGCTAACATCGCCTTCAAAACAGGTGTTACTTTGTTGCGATTTTTAAGCAAGCGAGGGTAATCATACGGTAGCCGACAAGGGAGttgttgcaaataaaataaagttgctgcaaattaaaagaatgctgctgcaaattaaaacatcaaaagaatGCGCGCGCACTGCTTtaacaatacagaaagtatccttaacATCCATCAATTAAAGATAACCgtaggcttaattaggcctaatgttgGCATTTGTAAGCAGTTAGGggtgtttctgtattggtaaaacaatgacctgtgttttgtataCCTGTCCTTCCTTCAGTGCGCGCGCATACTTATGATGTTTAATTTCTAGCAACTATTTTAAATGtgcagcaactttattttatttgcagcaactctttaatttgcagcatgtcccttgtgggccaccgtactatTACGAGGCGAGCGTGGATCATATGCGAGGAAACATGTGATTCACGCTCACCTCGTAATTGCCCTTGAGATTCGCAAAGAAATAGCGCCTGTTATGCAGGCTAGGCTCTAACACTGCTCTGGAAAACCATTCCAAGAGATATGTTGAGATTAATTTAGCATTTACTTTCCTTAGTATTTGAGATATAAGGCATCGCGTTATTTACCGTGGGTGGCAAACAGCTAAAGTTAGGCTGAAAAAtgcattttgcaaaaaaaattaaaaaatgtttaattgTAGGTCATTTTTTACCGGCCAGTGATCCAAAGTTATCAAGCAACTTTccaaatgacaaaaacaaattacaaaaacagaATTTTCATGCTCTTCTGACAAGCAACAGTTTGAGGCTTGCCTTGAACGTGAACGTGAACGTGAACGTGAACGTGAACGTGAACGCAATGGTAAATGGACAAATTACGCTTTAATAACTTCTCACAACAGACGAACTGTCACTCGATTTAcactttttaaagaaaaacatacCCCTCCATGAGAGGTTCGCGAAGAAAGCTTTCTAAAGAACTGAACCCCTGAGGTCCCCAATTCACCCATTGATGACCAAGCACTCCATTTCGTCAGAGATCACGCAAAAGAAGCCGCGAGAGCCGCGGAGGACCATACGCTCGATCGATCACGATATATCGCGATCACACATGTCGCGATCCCTAAACAGAGAGCTTGATCACCGTCTGActaaatcaccaaaaaattcaagatgCTTCTTACGATGTGCGTCTCTGGGATGGCAAACTTCACGGTCACGAATTTCTTCAGCACACTCACGGTCACTGACGAGGAGCAACGGAGGTAACGAGTCGGGAAAAGCTGGAGAAGAATCAAGATCAAGTTTTATAATGCCATTATGTCCCGACATTAGCAAAGTGGAAGGAACTTTGCCGCTGGCGGAAATTGAGGTGCTACAGCAACCGTCATGGTAGCATCACCTTTAATACGATTTACGACGGCACCGTCAACGAGAAAACCACGAGACAACGCTGAcacgattttattttttaaagcgAAGGGAAGCAGTTGAAAGTTTGAACTATTTTATATTTCTGTATTTTGGTTTCGTTAATAAAACGGCTCCAAGAGCATGAGAAAACTATATATCTCAGTAAGGAGTTGAAATGTCGTGATCATATTAGAAATGACCAAATTGTACTCCAGACAAGCGAAAATGAAGATGAATATTGGCATGTATTAAACGGTAAAAAATGCTGAAAGGTCgttgaaagcgtgttgaatcaaattaaaacatttttcaaaattaatctTTCATCGATTCGACATTTCTTATGTTCGAAACTAAAAATGTTGCGTGGAGTTCATTGGTTCAACATTTGTAGAACACGTTCGTGTTGACATCATGCCGTaattctggcctcggttgttcaaaaggtggataacccTATCCACCTGATAAATTACTATGTAGCGAATAAACAGGAGCAAAATCAACTGAGTTATCCACTGCACAGTgatttatccaatggatagcgcACTATCAACCCTTTGCACAAATGGGGCCTGGGACCCGTTTCTccaaagtcccgaaaacttttcgggcccgaaactgccaaccgcttgttctggaaagtcgatcttttaacatgttttcaaggtaacaaaaagaaaaatgactgtgaagtttgacgacttttaaaagtcctctccgttcttgagttacaaaggaaattgtgacacccgaaaatggcccgtaaagtttcgggactttcgagaaacgggccccggTAGAATctgttttgttcttgggcctACAGGGAACTCGAACTAATAATGGAATACAAAGGATCATGATCaggaaaatatttcaaaattaccTCCTTTTCCATACGATTTCTTGTTTTTCTAAAATCAAACTGATTGTCAGAAAAAGAGAATCTAATAACATGATGAAATTTGTAGACGATAACTTTgagtgaaacaaaacaaaaccagcTTTTTTATACCGATGTTCCCGTACCTGAAATATTCGAGGGTGATACACACTGGATCATCAAACGGCAGAGATTCTTTTACTTTTGTGTCCTTTTTGGTTGAATTGTTCCCCTCTGCTGTCATGTGGAAAcaagtaaatgaaaaaaattatcacaACTTCCTAATAGAAAACTAATCTGCATGATTTCTAGAAAGTGTTAGGTAATGAACTTTTTTAAGTACGTGTCAACACTCTTCAGCGATGAGGCACTAGCTGGGGGCAGAAATCAGATCAAATCAAATCgtaacatagtttttgaggagaggagaaaacggGACCGTAtccggaaaaaacctctcgcAGTATAGAAcgaaaaactcaacccacatgggaatcgaacccaggccacgtTGCTAGACGGCGAGTGCTCTCTCAGTTGCGCCTTCCTGTTTCCCAAGGTTGTATCGACTTAAGAATTTCCTGGACACCGTCTTTCTGGATTTTGTGATATCATTGTTGACCCATTGTTTCGGAAATATGATTCTTTTATGTAAAACATAAGagcaacaatttgaaaaccaaaataaaaatcGCAGGATTGAAATAACCTCTCCAATTCGAAAATGTTTTCCGTTTCTCGAAGGAAATCTGAAATACAAACGGATTTTCGTACAATTATCAATAGAAACTCTCAGAAAGCTGCAAACCTTGTTCCCACTCTTCCTTTTGATTTGCATCGAATTCGTTTCGGCGATTCACTtcctctgttaatgaaagaaaaggaaacatgaCTTCACTTACATTCTGTTTTCAGGCCTCAAATGGGCTGGGTGGAACTTGAAAATCGGATAATAAACCTGAAGGGTTTGACAAAAAGAGAAGCTGTATCGCTAGATCTGAATTACTGAACAAGGGTTTTCTCGTGTGAATAGCAGCAACTAAAGTCGATATACTgaaaaaaccaaagcaaaaagTCTATAAAAATTTATATACTCTTAAATTCAATTGATATCTCATTatttcaaaattgaaaaaaaaaaacgtaattcCTCCAAATAGACTGGTGGAAGTCcgttttctctctcttttgccTGTCGAACATTTGACAACAAAAAGGACTTGGACAAGACGAGACTAGACGAGACGAGCTCCACTTTTTTAACGCTCTTTGCAATCGCTTGAGGTTGCATGCTCGACTGACCAAGAACGACGGACTGCAAGCAGTCTGTCTCCAAGAAGACGACCAACGTTTCTTTTTACACGCAACATCATCACAGTAATGTCAACGCGAATACAGGCTTTTCAGTGACGTTTGAAACGTTAGGTTTAATAGTCTAAAGTTCCCTCCCTATTCATTCACAACTCACATCACCAATCTGGATTTAGGATACATTCCTTTTTTCTCACCATGGTAAATTCCAGGTACAATCTTGTACACAATGTCTTGCAGGGTTCTGTCTGGTCTGAAATTGTAACGAAATGATACACCTATTAAattaaaggtaaaagaactactaattactttctttttttatcaCAGAACTAGATACAGGTCCTTCTCTCGGTAGATTAGAGGAAACAACTGGtcatatattaattaacaatcatTCGCCGAACGCGAGGTGAATATAGGTGAataaaaccgagacgaagtggAGGTTTTtaattcaccgatattcaccgaggctgaggtgaataattgttttagcataactaaaacaattaatttgttCGCTTGTCACTTCGACAGAACGGCTTACGGCCATTTTTCATCGGTAATAATCACCTGAAGGACAACCAATAAgagcagagaattttcaataatcacctatgtaattataccagaaacccataagggttgaaacgtgtaacgcgcgttcacagcttccgaatatttcagtgcgaactgattggttgaatgtttcagtgctaagtaccatatttggaaaccaaTTGCTCTTGttgtccaaatatggtacttagcaaattgaatattcagaagcttgttttccagaacacaaggggccgttacacgtttcaacccttatgggtttctgattataCCAAAGagatttagtataaatacacaggtgattatacaaaatcgcgcgctctcattggctcgctatctcggattatcagccgataatcacctcgacggacaaaatggctgccagtagttgaaatgtttttttcaccgataatcacgtcgccttcggcgaataattgttaaatattttttcgatggTGACTCGGAGAGACTCGGAAAAAAATGCGAGTGCTCCCCATGTTGAAGAGTCGACCCTTTCGATTACTTATTCGGATGCTCTTTTACCACTGTGCTATACAAGAATCGTGTGAGCTAAGCAACTGAACTAGGTTCAGATGGATGGCAATAGCCCTTATGCGCGCGTGATGACGTCTAACTACAACCTTGGACAAAgctgttgagacagtgacacaaatTTACGCACACACCCCTATTTACACTCCACTTTNNNNNNNNNNNNNNNNNNNNNNNNNNNNNNNNNNNNNNNNNNNNNNNNNNNNNNNNNNNNNNNNNNNNNNNNNNNNNNNNNNNNNNNNNNNNNNNNNNNNNNNNNNNNNNNNNNNNNNNNNNNNNNNNNNNNNNNNNNNNNNNNNNNNNNNNNNNNNNNNNNNNNNNNNNNNNNNNNNNNNNNNNNNNNNNNNNNNNNNNNNNNNNNNNNNNNNNNNNNNNNNNNNNNNNNNNNNNNNNNNNNNNNNNNNNNNNNNNNNNNNNNNNNNNNNNNNNNNNNNNNNNNNNNNNNNNNNNNNNNNNNNNNNNNNNNNNNNNNNNNNNNNNNNNNNNNNNNNNNNNNNNNNNNNNNNNNNNNNNNNNNNNNNNNNNNNNNNNNNNNNNNNNNNNNNNNNNNNNNNNNNNNNNNNNNNNNNNNNNNNNNNNNNNNNNNNNNNNNNNNNNNNNNNNNNNNNNNNNNNNNNNNNNNNNNNNNNNNNNNNNNNNNNNNNNNNNNNNNNNNNNNNNNNNNNNNNNNNNNNNNNNNNNNNNNNNNNNNNNNNNNNNNNNNNNNNNNNNNNNNNNNNNNNNNNNNNNNNNNNNNNNNNNNNNNNNNNNNNNNNNNNNNNNNNNNNNNNNNNNNNNNNNNNNNNNNNNNNNNNNNNNNNNNNNNNNNNNNNNNNNNNNNNNNNNNNNNNNNNNNNNNNNNNNNNNNNNNNNNNNNNNNNNNNNNNNNNNNNNNNNNNNNNNNNNNNNNNNNNNNNNNNNNNNNNNNNNNNNNNNNNNNNNNNNNNNNNNNNNNNNNNNNNNNNNNNNNNNNNNNNNNNNNNNNNNNNNNNNNNNNNNNNNNNNNNNNNNNNNNNNNNNNNNNNNNNNNNNNNNNNNNNNNNNNNNNNNNNNNNNNNNNNNNNNNNNNNNNNNNNNNNNNNNNNNNNNNNNNNNNNNNNNNNNNNNNNNNNNNNNNNNNNNNNNNNNNNNNNNNNNNNNNNNNNNNNNNNNNNNNNNNNNNNNNNNNNNNNNNNNNNNNNNNNNNNNNNNNNNNNNNNNNNNNNNNNNNNNNNNNNNNNNNNNNNNNNNNNNNNNNNNNNNNNNNNNNNNNNNNNNNNNNNNNNNNNNNNNNNNNNNNNNNNNNNNNNNNNNNNNNNNNNNNNNNNNNNNNNNNNNNNNNNNNNNNNNNNNNNNNNNNNNNNNNNNNNNNNNNNNNNNNNNNNNNNNNNNNNNNNNNNNNNNNNNNNNNNNNNNNNNNNNNNNNNNNNNNNNNNNNNNNNNNNNNNNNNNNNNNNNNNNNNNNNNNNNNNNNNNNNNNNNNNNNNNNNNNNNNNNNNNNNNNNNNNNNNNNNNNNNNNNNNNNNNNNNNNNNNNNNNNNNNNNNNNNNNNNNNNNNNNNNNNNNNNNNNNNNNNNNNNNNNNNNNNNNNNNNNNNNNNNNNNNNNNNNNNNNNNNNNNNNNNNNNNNNNNNNNNNNNNNNNNNNNNNNNNNNNNNNNNNNNNNNNNNNNNNNNNNNNNNNNNNNNNNNNNNNNNNNNNNNNNNNNNNNNNNNNNNNNNNNNNNNNNNNNNNNNNNNNNNNNNNNNNNNNNNNNNNNNNNNNNNNNNNNNNNNNNNNNNNNNNNNNNNNNNNNNNNNNNNNNNNNNNNNNNNNNNNNNNNNNNNNNNNNNNNNNNNNNNNNNNNNNNNNNNNNNNNNNNNNNNNNNNNNNNNNNNNNNNNNNNNNNNNNNNNNNNNNNNNNNNNNN
This window harbors:
- the LOC138049706 gene encoding LOW QUALITY PROTEIN: polycomb group protein Psc-like (The sequence of the model RefSeq protein was modified relative to this genomic sequence to represent the inferred CDS: inserted 1 base in 1 codon), producing MKNGRVSFRYNFRPDRTLQDIVYKIVPGIYHEEVNRRNEFDANQKEEWEQAEGNNSTKKDTKVKESLPFDDPVCITLEYFRKTRNRMEKELFPTRYLRCSSSVTVSVLKKFVTVKFAIPETHITEIIRSDEILDGHLTMKEVCRIYGLYSKPFVDLQYVFLEKNQSATAAEKPKIVEVKRKRIKKRKGXKNLLKKCLSSNVHLRLGNEDEKISDLPPSQESGASDETAPSQKPRPLENERKENLVPSDVDESANIKSEDLVPNQVRSLLEHSVSVDKDRNELTYLNMASGTSWNVNRNDAPFMEKRTVKSIVESDLSEPYLNLDEKTIDSSLMVMSAVNGSAHACSVMSESASGVSNYASDTGMNHISGELESTASLRGLILESS